The window TGATGCCATCACCAGAAATCGATTTGGTCGGGATATAACCCTGGCATCTATTAATTCTGGAAAATTAATTACAGAAAAACCCGGTTTTCTTTGGATAAACGGCGTCATTTATAATAATTGGGAAATTATATTTAATTGCTATGACATGGATCTGGCATTTACCCCGTTTTATATTCCAGCACACTGTGTTAATTAATCTTAGCGTTATTCCAGGTACAGTTCACTGAACCCATAAACCATTGGATTATCAAGCATTTTAGATTTTTTTCTGTTGACCTTTATGCTGTCAAATTTTCCCAGTATGTCTCCAAGTCCTATTTCTGCCTCGAGCCTTGCAAGTGGGGCCCCAAGGCACATATGGACACCCATGCCAAAGGCAAGATGGTTATTTTTTCTCCGGTTTATCATGAACTCTTCTGGATTGTCAAACGCCTTTTCATCCCTGTTGGCTGAACCCAGCCATATGGAAACTTTATCTCCTTTCTTTATCTGCCTTCCATGCAGAACATGGTTCTCTGCTGCGAACCTGTGTGGAAGAAACTGTATGGGGGAATAATATCTCAATGTCTCCTCTATAAAATTTTTGTAATACTCCCTATTCTCCCTCAGGAGTTCCTGGATGCCTGGATTTTCTGAAAGTACCTTTACCATATTGCCAAGTAGATTTGTTGTGGTTTCATTTCCGCCTATTACCAGAAGCATGACATAGCCGATTTTTTGTTCGTTGCTGAGTGGTGCAGATTTGAATGACCCGCGGTTTATCACAGACATAATGTCATCTCCCTGTTTATCTGAAAAGATTTCTGACATTTTTGCGTACATATACCTGTTAATTTGATCAAATCCACCATCACGGCGGTTCCCAATAATATAATCAGACCAGGTCTTGAACATCTGCCTCTCAGATTCAGGCACGCCAAGCAGATCGGATATAACATTGACCGGAAGCCCAACAGCATATCCCGAGATAAAATCCTGATCTGGCTTCAGGCTGGATATGATCCCAGAGGATATTTTCTTTATATGTTCAGAATATTTTTCAATGCTGGAGGGCAGGAAAAATGGGGCAGAAATATTTCTCAGCTCCTTATGGTCAGGATTATCAATGGTGATGAAACTTGCCCCGGGACCTCTCCTGCCATCTGGAACTCTTCCGGAATATGATGGATCAGAGGAAAAAATTTCGTTATGCATGAGGACATAGTACACATCCTCATAATCAAAAACATCCCATGATCCGGATTCCCTGTT of the Ferroplasma sp. genome contains:
- a CDS encoding cytochrome P450, whose amino-acid sequence is MTQDIFSYYSKMRCEDPVSFNRESGSWDVFDYEDVYYVLMHNEIFSSDPSYSGRVPDGRRGPGASFITIDNPDHKELRNISAPFFLPSSIEKYSEHIKKISSGIISSLKPDQDFISGYAVGLPVNVISDLLGVPESERQMFKTWSDYIIGNRRDGGFDQINRYMYAKMSEIFSDKQGDDIMSVINRGSFKSAPLSNEQKIGYVMLLVIGGNETTTNLLGNMVKVLSENPGIQELLRENREYYKNFIEETLRYYSPIQFLPHRFAAENHVLHGRQIKKGDKVSIWLGSANRDEKAFDNPEEFMINRRKNNHLAFGMGVHMCLGAPLARLEAEIGLGDILGKFDSIKVNRKKSKMLDNPMVYGFSELYLE